CTATTTTCCACGCCCTTGCTCCCATTTTTTGTCCAAACACTCTTCATCTTCCTATTATTTGTCCAATAAGATTTTTTGATGgttattgttttttaattataTTACATCTCATTTAACATAATGCCCTCACATCCCCACTAAACTCATTTTGGAAAACGCCCCATAATGCCTCATTGCTGACTGGGATGCCGCATGACGCAAAACCCCCAAGGGTAAGggcattaccactacacatggtcttactaGAGAGAATCTTAATTCCCAACTGATACTCAAACGAAAGAGAAAAATTTGTGAATAACTCTTAAGTTCTGTTAATACTAAAAACAATTTTCTTCATAAATTCATAACTCGAATCAATTATTTGTAACTAACTTGGTAGACTTCCTAAACTTAATCCACCAACTTGTGCATCAGCCATCAAGTAATAATTAACCCATCCGACTTGTTGAGAACAGGCCCAACCAACCACTTCGACTTAAGTGACTGAGttggtaaaaaagaaaaaaagtgaAACTTGATTCTCTAGGGGGTTGAAGTCTTAGAACCTAAGTGGAGTTTATTATTTGAACAGGTGAGAAGCCAAGGCTAATCCTAACCAGCCTCGGTTTTGGCCACATTCGATCCATCCTAGTTTCATATTTATAATCAGAATTTGCAATCCAAATATAAGTGTTGGCATTCAAAACATAAAActtcaaaaataaacttttatctAGTTTTTAGTTACAAAAGGGCAACTATATGTTCTAGCTAGCTACTAGTACCTGCTGATGATCCAAGAAACTCTTTGAGCATCTCCTTAATCCTTTGCTTCATCATCTTATCTTCAACACCTGCAAGCATGTTTCGATAAAACATCTGCAAACGTATGAGCTTACCGCGATCACACGCTTCCAACATATTCTCCCACTcttttgtaatatcaaatgtgcCCCTCGAGTCCCGTAACGAGAGCGGTATATCTCTATCTCCATCAAAAGGCCTTCCGAAAATGGAACCATGAAGAATGCCGGCATACTGCTCCATTACAGAAAGCTTTGACCTGAGAATATTCATCTCTTCCATTGCAGCAGATAACTTCTTCTCCATATCTGTAATTTCTCCAGGATCCTTTTCCATGATATTACCAACAGTTTCTGGAGCAGCTTCTTCACTGGGTGGGGGCCACAACACAGGCTTTGGGCCGAAAAAGTCAACATCTTGACCATTTCCTAGGACCCCACTTCTTCCTCTTCCCCAAGACCAGAGCTTGTATCCACCATCTGCAAGAACGACAGTATGGGCAGCACCACAAGCTACTTGCAGAGGTTGCGGGAAATTTGGGCCATTGATGAGACGAGGGGAAAGCGCATCTCCACCGTCACCTTCTTTAAATGTAGCTTCAGGACATAGCCCAAGCCCATTTTGCATTCCCCATGACCAAACGTTCCCAGATGACGAAACGACACATGTGTGGAACAAACCACAGTCCACAGAAACTAAGAACACATTTCCGGGCAGCTCAGTGACCATTTCCGGGCAGGGTGAATCTTTGGTTGTCCCGAGACCGAGCTGCCCGTTACTACCACGACCAAAACTCCAACATACACTTTGACTCTTTGACTTTGTTGTATAAGCAAGCACACAAGTATGGGAGGCTCCACATGCTACTTCATAAGCTTCCAACGTGTTGAATTTATCAACTATTTGAGGGTTTGGCCTAATTTCTGTATCGCCAAGGCCTAGCTGCCCGTGATCGTTGTTACCCCAACTATAGCATGCAAGAACATCACCATTATTGACTAACGCTACAATGTGCCCACTTCCACATGCCACCTTAACCACAGTATGCCCATCGAAATGAATGGATATTGGAATAGTAGTTGAGATTCCTTGTAAAGTGCCCCACATCCAGAGACGCCCAAGATCATCGATTGCTAGTGACGTCATACCTCCAGCTTTGACTGAAGAAATCTGGGTACAGGGTGGTAAGTGAAGTGAGTGATATGAATAAAATGGTTCTCAAATTATATAGTGGATCTGATCTGATTTGTATTGTATGTATTgaaaataagaagataaaaaAATAAGAGAAGGTTATGTTGGTGTACCTTAAGTGGCTTTTGAATCTCAGGCATCTTCACCAAACAAGGAACAAAAGAGTTGTCTCCATCAACTCCAAGCTGACCATCTAGATACCTTAGTGTCAAGGATGCAAAccacaaaacaaaacaaagatcCCTCCCTTTGAAATACTACTAGCATTTAGAACAAACGTAAATCACTCATCTGTCTAatggttgggttgggttgggttggttCTCCTCCATACGGATCTGGAGTTGTATATAACCAAtgcttgattgattgattgatataTAACAGTGGAAGTGCACAAGTAAAGGATACAACAATTGTAGCCCCAGCTCCAAACTGAAGCATCATCTGAGATAAGGTATAGAAGAAATTGGGACGGGAGTAAGTAAGGGCAGGGCAGGGAGGTGTTGAATTTAGAGAATAGTAAGTAGTAGGTAATACCAACCAGCAAGAGCTAGAGTGTGATAAGCGCCAGCAGAGATTCCAACAATTTTGAGAGCGGAAGTGAAGTCGACTTTGACAGGAGTATGCTCATCGACCTCGGAACCATTGCCTAGACGCCCGAAGGTTCCTCTACCCCATGAATATACATTACCATCACCTTCAAATCAACAATCCCCATGACATCATTCATGAATATTATACTTCtactatgtatgtatgtatgttgatAAGCTTTACCTGTCAGTGCCACAGTGTGAGCTTCTCCGCTTGCAATTGCGATTACTTTCCCCATCACCTTCACTTTCGGACCGACCGTGTTTCACTTTAAGGATAGGATAGTGTTCACTTACCAAAAACCCTAACATCTCAAAATTCTTATTAATAGGTTTATGATAAAGTGCAATTTGCAAGTTTTGGTTGAGGCTACAACACTATAacagttaaatgccattttagttcatGTGGTTTGGATCATTTTGCTAGTTtggtccaaaggtttcatttttaacctgtgggtccaaaaaggttttacagttgtcattttagtcctctgggttaacttcatccattttttctgttaacaagaaggccaattcggtaattttgtatgtaattctgttaactaaaagggcaattcagccatataaaatgaccgaattggtcttctcgttaacagaaaaaatgggtggagttaacccagtggactaaaatggcaacggtgaaacctttttggacccacaggttaaaaatgaaacatttggactaaactgccaaaatggcccaaaccacaggaactaaaatggcatttaacacaaaaaaaaaattatgagtgtttttatttttatttttttaggtatttttttgttgtgttcacactggttctcgttataaagggtggtttctaacggattcttttcttatatatattacatatactttatttattataattaacaaattaattataattTGTGTTATTAAATTCGGCTCTCCGTAATTACTCTAAATATTTACCCATTTATTTGATTACGCTTATTTTTTCGTGATACGGTGATTAACAGTTAAAACACCATTACAAGTTTGTTGCCCAAAATGTAACTATTTGAGTCGTACCAACAGCTCTTGACTCTTGGGGAGAATACTAGGTTCAATTCCTGGTATGGACATTTGTCGCAAAAACAAAGATAAAAATAATCTAGTGATATGGTGTTTGGCCCTCTGCAAAAGTGCTCTGGGTTCAAATCCTAACGAATGTAAGGTTATAtggtatttaagtgggaaaaAAATATTGTTAAATAACTGGATAAATCTATTCGTGTGACTCGTTAGTAGCAACCAGCAAGCAACTGAGGACTGCCAACCAATGATCTCTTAGCCTAGTGGTTAAGGGGGAGGTGGGAAGCTTTGCTTCTCTTGGaagtcttgggttcaagtccagGCAAGAGGATTTTATACTAACTTGATGATACTAACATACTAACTACTAACCTGGTTAGCGATATTCTAACCGTaagccatttaaaaaaaaaaaaaaaactgaggACTGCCAGATCCAAACAATTAATATGTGTTGTTTGCCTTGGTGTGCGAGTCTTTGTATTTGATTGCACACTAGGTTGATGCCAgatgccgcgcgttgcggcggcgatCTCTAGGTTGTTTATAGTCGACAGAATTATGGCTGTTTACGGTATTAATGAATACACTACATATAGTTATATGATTTTAAGTGCGAGAAGTACAAAGCTATATACTGGGTCTATATTACATTCATTTGTTGCCGGTAAAGTTGTTACAAAAGGCCATCTTTGTGTTATATTTTCCGCATAGGAGGCGGAACCTAACAGCTACAAACTGGGGT
This genomic stretch from Helianthus annuus cultivar XRQ/B chromosome 8, HanXRQr2.0-SUNRISE, whole genome shotgun sequence harbors:
- the LOC110873667 gene encoding ultraviolet-B receptor UVR8; the encoded protein is MGKVIAIASGEAHTVALTGDGNVYSWGRGTFGRLGNGSEVDEHTPVKVDFTSALKIVGISAGAYHTLALADDASVWSWGYNCYGQLGVDGDNSFVPCLVKMPEIQKPLKISSVKAGGMTSLAIDDLGRLWMWGTLQGISTTIPISIHFDGHTVVKVACGSGHIVALVNNGDVLACYSWGNNDHGQLGLGDTEIRPNPQIVDKFNTLEAYEVACGASHTCVLAYTTKSKSQSVCWSFGRGSNGQLGLGTTKDSPCPEMVTELPGNVFLVSVDCGLFHTCVVSSSGNVWSWGMQNGLGLCPEATFKEGDGGDALSPRLINGPNFPQPLQVACGAAHTVVLADGGYKLWSWGRGRSGVLGNGQDVDFFGPKPVLWPPPSEEAAPETVGNIMEKDPGEITDMEKKLSAAMEEMNILRSKLSVMEQYAGILHGSIFGRPFDGDRDIPLSLRDSRGTFDITKEWENMLEACDRGKLIRLQMFYRNMLAGVEDKMMKQRIKEMLKEFLGSSAGTSS